Proteins from a genomic interval of Arthrobacter sp. CAN_C5:
- the leuA gene encoding 2-isopropylmalate synthase, with translation MRNAQKTSGMPFHKYTPFQDQITVELPDRTWPDKVITKAPRWCAVDLRDGNQALIDPMSPERKHKMFDLLVQMGYKEIEVGFPSASQTDFDFVRQLIETDRIPDDVTIQVLTQAREHLIERTYQSIEGADRAIVHLYNSTSVLQRRVVFNQDKDGIIDIALTGARLCKKFEETLRNTEVTYEYSPESFTGTELEFAARISNEVAVVLEASADRQMILNLPATVEMATPNVYADSIEWMCRNLDNRENIILSLHPHNDRGTGVAAAELGYLAGADRIEGCLFGNGERTGNVDLVTLGMNLYGQGIDPEIDFSDIDHIRRTAEYCNQLPVPERSPYGGDLVFTAFSGSHQDAIKKGFERMEADAADAGTTVEDIPWAVPYLPIDPKDIGRSYEAVIRVNSQSGKGGVAYLLKNEHSLDLPRRAQIEFSGVIQRRTDTVGGEISGAELWKVFQDEYLPSRAGGAGTWGHYALTSVNTATGEDDSFKLTASLLVDGVHQRRSAEANGPIAALLSILGEDGVDVRVLDYTEHALSAGGNARAAAYVECTIGERVLWGIGIDSNTTMAALKAVISAVNRAIRDQQQAS, from the coding sequence ATGCGCAACGCACAAAAGACGTCCGGAATGCCGTTCCACAAGTACACGCCGTTCCAGGACCAGATCACCGTTGAACTGCCGGACCGGACCTGGCCCGACAAGGTCATCACCAAGGCACCGCGCTGGTGTGCGGTCGACCTGAGGGACGGGAACCAGGCGCTGATCGATCCGATGAGCCCCGAACGCAAGCACAAGATGTTCGACCTTCTCGTCCAGATGGGCTACAAGGAGATCGAGGTGGGGTTCCCTTCGGCGTCGCAGACCGACTTTGACTTCGTCCGTCAGCTGATCGAGACGGACCGGATTCCCGACGACGTCACCATCCAGGTCCTCACCCAGGCCCGGGAGCACCTGATCGAGCGGACCTACCAGTCGATTGAGGGCGCCGATCGTGCCATCGTCCACCTGTACAACTCGACCTCGGTCCTGCAGCGCCGGGTGGTGTTCAACCAGGACAAGGACGGCATCATCGACATCGCGCTGACCGGGGCGCGGCTCTGCAAGAAGTTCGAGGAGACCCTCAGGAACACCGAGGTCACCTACGAGTACTCTCCCGAGTCCTTCACCGGCACCGAACTGGAATTCGCGGCGCGGATCAGCAACGAGGTCGCGGTGGTCCTGGAAGCCAGCGCAGACCGCCAGATGATCCTGAACCTGCCGGCAACCGTCGAGATGGCCACCCCCAATGTGTACGCCGACTCGATCGAGTGGATGTGCCGGAATCTGGACAACAGGGAGAACATCATCCTGTCCCTGCACCCGCACAACGACCGCGGGACCGGCGTCGCAGCAGCCGAGCTCGGTTACCTGGCGGGCGCTGACCGGATCGAGGGCTGCCTCTTTGGCAACGGCGAACGCACCGGCAACGTTGACCTGGTGACGCTGGGCATGAACCTCTACGGTCAGGGTATCGACCCGGAGATCGACTTCTCCGACATTGACCACATCCGGCGGACCGCGGAGTACTGCAACCAACTCCCCGTCCCCGAGCGTTCACCGTACGGTGGCGACCTGGTGTTCACCGCCTTCTCCGGCTCCCATCAGGACGCCATCAAGAAGGGCTTCGAACGGATGGAGGCCGACGCCGCCGATGCCGGCACGACCGTCGAGGACATCCCCTGGGCCGTGCCCTACCTGCCGATTGACCCGAAGGATATTGGGCGCAGCTATGAGGCAGTGATCCGGGTCAACTCCCAGTCCGGCAAGGGCGGTGTCGCCTACCTGTTGAAGAACGAGCACAGCCTGGACCTGCCGCGACGGGCGCAGATCGAGTTCTCCGGGGTCATCCAGCGTCGTACTGACACGGTTGGCGGGGAAATCAGCGGTGCAGAGCTCTGGAAGGTCTTCCAGGACGAGTACCTGCCCAGCCGGGCCGGTGGCGCGGGCACCTGGGGACACTATGCCCTCACCAGCGTCAACACCGCTACCGGGGAGGACGACTCCTTCAAGCTCACCGCGTCCCTGCTGGTGGACGGCGTCCACCAGCGGCGTTCCGCCGAGGCCAACGGCCCGATTGCGGCGCTGCTCTCCATCCTGGGAGAGGACGGGGTGGACGTGCGGGTCCTGGACTACACCGAGCATGCCCTGTCCGCCGGGGGCAACGCCCGCGCGGCAGCCTACGTCGAGTGCA